In the Mytilus galloprovincialis chromosome 10, xbMytGall1.hap1.1, whole genome shotgun sequence genome, one interval contains:
- the LOC143049356 gene encoding superoxide dismutase [Cu-Zn]-like isoform X2: MICIFLLSVVTLSTTYQVQGHGYLTASCNLYDPTGKNNVNGQLNLYQKYGSQEVLITGKINELSPGLHGFHVHTKGDVKQNCTSAGGHFNPFNKNHGAPYDAIRHVGDLGNVKANMWGVANINIVDYMISLQGTSDRSILNRAIVIHAGVDDLGRGGDAGSLKTGNAGGRLGCCQIKAT; the protein is encoded by the exons ATGATTTGTATATTTCTATTAAGCGTAGTAACATTAAGTACTACTTACCAAGTTCAAG gtcATGGATATTTGACAGCCTCGTGTAATTTGTACGACCCGACTGGGAAAAACAATGTCAATGGTCAGCTGAACTTATACCAGAAA TATGGAAGCCAAGAAGTGTTGATAACGGGAAAGATAAATGAGCTTAGTCCAGGATTACATGGTTTCCATGTCCATACAAAAGGAGATGTAAAACAAA ATTGTACCAGTGCAGGGGGTCATTTTAACCCATTTAATAAAAATCATGGAGCACCCTACGATGCCATCCGCCATGTTGGAGATCTTGGAAATGTCAAGGCCAACATGTGGGGAGTAGCTAATATCAATATTGTTGATTACATGATAAGTTTACAAGGAACCTCAGACAGATCAATCCTGAACAGAGCTATAGTg ATTCATGCTGGTGTCGATGATTTAGGAAGAGGGGGAGATGCAGGAAGTTTGAAAACAGGAAATGCAGGTGGAAGACTTGGTTGTTGTCAAATCAAAGCAACAtga